A window of the Bactrocera neohumeralis isolate Rockhampton unplaced genomic scaffold, APGP_CSIRO_Bneo_wtdbg2-racon-allhic-juicebox.fasta_v2 cluster09, whole genome shotgun sequence genome harbors these coding sequences:
- the LOC126764685 gene encoding uncharacterized protein LOC126764685 — MGKPAKKVVKGGAFIRGGVASTSRGTSARIMKGSTGGISKGALARKLKSDRRLAAKIVERYGGEHAGQVSEQHANTLEWAKKVLRESETDESRLEVKRQGPAVKRQRSHEGETSLGKKPRTGAAPTFSEIAKGAGARVLGVLDRSREDGAISHEEWKRVTAAISSVFLKVVKENPGPPPKCVSAGWHHGLHKLTGCADERSAILYKKAVSLVGEVWKGARLEAVDKEDLPLRPRARVWLPAEPSTAKEIEEILRYCNPSLPAHDWRVIRLERTDKPYRQALIMLNAESIGPLSKTKGAISYGFEMVVLKVLPTDARADGTQAAGAGEKEEGVSDGQMTLENDPNLSDVASSGGGSSMGDSVFSLEQLFEEVRVDQDFSAELALLEESLKDEIPPD; from the coding sequence ATGGGGAAGCCGGCAAAAAAGGTAGTGAAGGGTGGAGCCTTCATACGCGGCGGAGTCGCCAGCACTAGTAGAGGAACTTCTGCTAGAATCATGAAGGGCTCCACAGGGGGCATTAGCAAGGGGGCTTTAGCTAGGAAGCTGAAGTCGGACCGTCGATTAGCGGCGAAGATAGTGGAACGCTACGGTGGTGAGCATGCTGGTCAGGTATCTGAGCAGCATGCTAACACGCTTGAGTGGGCCAAGAAGGTGCTTAGAGAGAGCGAGACCGACGAGTCACGACTCGAAGTAAAGAGGCAGGGACCAGCGGTTAAGCGACAAAGGTCGCACGAGGGAGAAACCTCCCTCGGCAAAAAACCGAGAACGGGCGCGGCGCCAACTTTCAGCGAGATTGCTAAAGGTGCTGGTGCAAGGGTATTGGGCGTGCTTGATCGCAGCAGGGAGGACGGGGCTATCTCCCATGAGGAGTGGAAGAGAGTAACGGCGGCTATCTCTTCGGTCTTCCTCAAGGTGGTCAAGGAAAACCCGGGGCCACCTCCAAAATGTGTCAGTGCCGGTTGGCACCATGGGCTGCACAAGCTTACTGGGTGTGCCGATGAAAGATCGGCCATCTTATATAAGAAGGCGGTGTCTCTGGTGGGGGAGGTTTGGAAGGGGGCCAGACTGGAGGCCGTGGACAAAGAGGATCTTCCCCTTCGCCCTAGGGCTCGCGTCTGGCTGCCAGCTGAACCATCCACTGCGAAAGAGATCGAGGAAATCCTCAGATACTGCAACCCCTCACTCCCCGCGCATGACTGGAGGGTCATAAGGCTGGAGAGAACCGATAAACCATATCGGCAGGCGCTGATAATGCTTAACGCGGAGTCTATCGGTCCTCTCAGCAAAACCAAGGGAGCCATCAGCTATGGGTTCGAAATGGTGGTACTTAAGGTACTCCCAACGGATGCCAGGGCTGATGGCACTCAAGCTGCAGGTGCGGGGGAGAAGGAGGAAGGCGTTAGCGATGGTCAAATGACCTTGGAAAACGACCCAAACCTCTCGGACGTGGCGAGCTCTGGAGGCGGATCGTCGATGGGCGACTCCGTTTTCAGCCTCGAACAATTGTTCGAGGAGGTGAGGGTCGATCAGGACTTTAGCGCTGAACTAGCGCTACTAGAGGAGAGTCTGAAGGATGAAATTCCTCCAGATTAA